A genomic stretch from Haloarchaeobius amylolyticus includes:
- the dndD gene encoding DNA sulfur modification protein DndD, with the protein MRINKLEITDFGPYRGPNEITLSSSDDSPIVLFGGKNGAGKTTLFEAIGFCLHGKSSLGRRTARKDYEQTIRSKLHEYPDGKADEASVRLEFEYAHMGEVDHYSVERSWRDRGKSIVENLEVRRNGQIPSELNEDQWQDFLKELVPPGVSQLFFFDGEKIQELASAVESDADFEDSMYSLLGLDLVERLDTDLSIYISRKLDESGVEGIKNELEELREERVEFEQELKDLQQEKEEKKERLQELDSKIENKEAKIAQEGGSYAEKRGELKERRAELKASIEQREDQIREIAMGAYPFTLAPDLCEAVVDRLKTETERQNKVTARDELTDELNDVLGDNDVWQETDVPENQIGEVAERIKRKLQGRLEIDDEEPELAHQFSEAQRQEIYSLVDKALHNVPQQLSEATEELEEETRELQEVETGLGKAPDEELISPLIDDLNELTEERGAIKSQLEELEEETSKTQTKLERKENEIENKLEKKARVEDVSERANLATDVRDAVQDFREQLAKEKLRKLESKLSDRYITLSNKGDFYDEIEIDEDTLDISIKTIHGNKKPHTELSAGERQIFATSLLWALADISDRPLPFIVDTPLGRLDNDHRDNLITHFFPEAAHQVIIFSTDTEIDDSQYQKLEGYISNAYHLEYDETEGRTIPSKGYFWGDDDENQQSLEEITS; encoded by the coding sequence ATGAGAATAAATAAACTGGAAATCACGGACTTTGGACCCTATCGTGGTCCCAACGAGATCACTCTCTCATCAAGTGACGACTCTCCTATTGTCCTGTTCGGCGGGAAAAATGGGGCGGGGAAAACCACTCTGTTTGAGGCCATAGGATTCTGCCTACACGGGAAATCTTCACTCGGCCGCCGCACCGCCAGAAAGGACTACGAACAGACTATCCGAAGTAAACTCCACGAATATCCTGACGGAAAAGCAGACGAAGCCTCAGTTCGTCTGGAGTTCGAGTACGCCCACATGGGCGAAGTTGACCACTACTCGGTCGAACGCTCTTGGCGAGACAGAGGTAAGAGCATCGTCGAGAACCTGGAGGTTCGGAGAAACGGGCAGATACCCTCTGAGCTGAACGAAGACCAGTGGCAGGACTTTCTCAAGGAACTTGTCCCGCCCGGCGTCTCACAGCTGTTCTTTTTCGATGGCGAGAAAATTCAGGAACTCGCATCCGCAGTTGAATCTGACGCCGACTTCGAGGACTCGATGTACTCCCTCTTAGGTTTGGACCTAGTCGAACGGCTGGACACTGACCTCTCCATCTACATCTCCCGCAAGTTGGATGAAAGCGGGGTCGAAGGTATCAAAAACGAACTCGAAGAACTCAGAGAAGAACGAGTCGAGTTTGAGCAGGAACTCAAAGACCTCCAGCAGGAGAAGGAGGAGAAAAAAGAGAGGCTGCAGGAACTGGATTCAAAGATCGAAAACAAAGAAGCCAAAATCGCTCAGGAAGGTGGATCATATGCCGAAAAGCGGGGAGAGCTGAAAGAACGTCGGGCAGAACTCAAAGCCAGTATTGAACAACGCGAGGACCAGATCCGGGAAATCGCCATGGGTGCATACCCGTTTACCCTGGCACCCGATCTGTGTGAGGCCGTAGTTGACCGGCTCAAGACTGAGACAGAACGGCAGAACAAGGTAACTGCCAGAGACGAACTCACTGACGAACTCAACGATGTTCTCGGAGATAATGATGTCTGGCAGGAAACCGATGTTCCTGAAAACCAGATCGGGGAAGTCGCTGAACGTATCAAGCGAAAGCTCCAGGGACGTCTTGAGATCGATGACGAAGAGCCAGAACTTGCACACCAGTTCTCCGAAGCACAACGCCAGGAAATCTACTCTCTGGTGGACAAGGCCCTACACAATGTTCCGCAGCAGCTGTCAGAGGCAACTGAAGAACTGGAAGAAGAAACCCGAGAACTTCAGGAAGTAGAAACTGGCTTAGGCAAAGCACCTGATGAAGAACTCATCTCCCCGCTTATCGATGACCTCAACGAGCTGACGGAAGAGAGAGGTGCGATCAAGTCTCAGCTGGAAGAACTCGAAGAAGAGACCAGTAAGACACAGACAAAGCTCGAACGGAAAGAAAACGAGATCGAGAACAAACTGGAGAAGAAAGCCCGTGTCGAAGATGTCTCCGAACGGGCAAACCTAGCTACAGACGTACGTGACGCAGTTCAAGACTTCCGAGAACAACTTGCCAAGGAAAAACTCCGGAAACTGGAGAGCAAACTCAGTGACCGGTACATCACTCTCTCCAACAAGGGCGATTTCTACGACGAGATTGAGATAGACGAAGACACCCTTGACATCTCCATCAAGACCATCCACGGCAACAAAAAGCCGCACACCGAGCTTTCCGCGGGTGAACGACAGATATTCGCCACCTCTCTACTCTGGGCGCTAGCAGATATCTCCGACCGCCCACTTCCGTTCATCGTCGACACGCCCCTTGGACGCCTCGACAACGACCACCGGGACAACCTCATCACGCACTTCTTCCCCGAAGCAGCTCACCAAGTCATCATTTTTTCTACCGACACGGAAATCGACGACAGCCAGTACCAGAAACTAGAGGGATACATCTCCAATGCCTACCACCTCGAATACGACGAAACAGAAGGCCGGACCATTCCCTCGAAGGGCTACTTCTGGGGCGACGATGACGAAAACCAGCAGTCCCTGGAGGAGATCACCTCATGA
- the dndE gene encoding DNA sulfur modification protein DndE, translating into MSQKFNRITIGNDATNRLKMLKANTGMTPNYLCRIGFCYSLNEPRPPNPEEYDNEGQTFNRYTLLGEHDALYMALLKERLIQENKDPEEDLYDEFVAHLNRGVIRVHGNVRDLTDLEDLVPGEVKGKHAQQEG; encoded by the coding sequence ATGAGCCAGAAGTTCAACCGCATCACGATAGGTAACGACGCCACCAATCGGTTGAAAATGTTGAAAGCCAACACCGGCATGACGCCGAACTACCTGTGCCGGATCGGGTTCTGCTACTCCCTGAACGAACCACGGCCACCAAATCCGGAAGAATACGACAACGAGGGCCAGACGTTCAACCGGTACACCCTCCTCGGAGAACACGACGCACTCTACATGGCCCTCCTGAAGGAGCGGCTAATCCAGGAAAACAAAGATCCTGAAGAGGATTTGTACGATGAGTTCGTCGCACACCTCAACCGAGGAGTGATCAGAGTCCACGGCAACGTCAGAGACCTAACCGATCTCGAAGATTTGGTACCCGGTGAAGTGAAAGGGAAGCACGCACAACAGGAAGGATAA
- a CDS encoding cysteine desulfurase family protein, whose translation MTSDVETPIYLDHHATTPVDEDVIEEMKPYFIEHYGNPASEDHIYGANAKRAVNEARERISEVVNSRPEEIIFTSGATESDNLAIKGAAEYAAKHDKGNHVITAVTEHEAVLEACEAMEEKGFAVTYLPVDEHGQVDPSDVETAIRDDTVLISIMAANNEIGTTAPLNTIGDIAKKKEVFFHTDAVQAIGYLPIDVEEMGIDLMSISGHKIYGPKGVGALYVRRRNPKVKLEPLLHGGGHERGWRSGTLNVPSIVGFSKAVEMADKNMKERTNHVNALTTYMWERFNDELDNIVLNGHPEKRIPNNLNISFASVENKALVKNLQPDIAVSAGSACTTGQVEASHVLQAITENEARWHNAIRFGFGKDNTKEEIEYATDEVIKIVNRLRNLSF comes from the coding sequence ATGACTTCTGACGTGGAAACTCCCATCTACCTCGACCACCATGCCACCACCCCTGTAGACGAAGACGTCATTGAGGAGATGAAGCCCTACTTCATAGAACATTACGGGAACCCTGCGAGCGAAGACCACATCTACGGGGCCAACGCCAAAAGAGCGGTCAACGAAGCCAGAGAACGCATCTCAGAAGTGGTGAACTCCCGCCCCGAGGAAATCATCTTCACCAGCGGAGCTACCGAATCCGACAACTTAGCTATCAAGGGAGCAGCCGAGTACGCGGCCAAACACGACAAGGGGAACCACGTCATCACAGCTGTCACCGAGCATGAAGCTGTACTCGAAGCCTGCGAAGCAATGGAAGAGAAAGGGTTCGCTGTTACATACCTTCCTGTCGACGAACACGGCCAGGTCGATCCCAGCGACGTAGAAACCGCGATCCGTGACGACACCGTGCTAATCTCGATTATGGCCGCAAACAACGAGATCGGTACCACCGCACCTCTCAACACAATCGGTGACATCGCCAAAAAGAAAGAGGTCTTCTTCCACACTGATGCAGTCCAGGCAATCGGATACCTCCCCATCGATGTTGAGGAAATGGGGATCGACCTGATGTCTATCTCCGGTCACAAGATCTACGGGCCGAAAGGCGTCGGAGCACTCTATGTCCGCCGCAGAAATCCAAAGGTGAAACTCGAACCTTTGCTTCACGGCGGCGGGCACGAACGAGGCTGGAGATCTGGTACGCTCAATGTACCGTCTATCGTCGGGTTTTCAAAGGCAGTTGAGATGGCCGACAAGAACATGAAGGAACGTACTAACCACGTGAATGCGCTCACCACCTATATGTGGGAACGATTCAACGACGAGCTGGACAATATCGTCCTGAACGGTCATCCGGAGAAACGGATACCCAACAACCTGAACATTAGTTTCGCAAGCGTAGAGAACAAGGCCCTCGTCAAGAACCTGCAACCTGATATAGCAGTCTCAGCAGGTTCGGCGTGCACCACGGGCCAGGTAGAAGCCTCACACGTCCTTCAGGCCATCACCGAGAACGAAGCCAGGTGGCACAACGCAATACGATTCGGCTTCGGGAAAGACAACACCAAAGAAGAGATTGAGTACGCCACCGACGAAGTAATCAAGATAGTTAACAGACTCCGCAACCTGTCCTTCTAG
- a CDS encoding O-methyltransferase — protein sequence MPSYDDINFRLRPAKSIERKMLAELLQRAVHLHPHRDYRYIGFGSIFFSEFRILHKEYGIDDMVSIERVFQDKERFEFNTPYSCIDLILKDSKDALSEIDWDKPTILWLDYETCLQESMIDNEFQVFFSEAPPGSFFFTTLNAVPDKDSGLEEDESRLDRLKKEVGADNIPDTISDSDLFGNGKAKTYQKILSNVIESYYLRPRNKGVAEDEQIKFQQLVNFEYEDNAKMMTFGGVVYSESMVDSIEKANFEEFEFVEKGSDLFQIENPNLTLVEARSLDEALPGDPISNEVPISDEKKEMYEKVYRYYPSFVETEL from the coding sequence ATGCCGTCCTATGATGATATCAATTTCAGGCTGAGGCCTGCGAAGAGTATTGAAAGGAAAATGTTGGCTGAACTTTTACAGAGAGCAGTTCATCTTCATCCACATCGGGACTACCGGTACATCGGTTTTGGGTCAATCTTTTTCAGTGAATTCAGGATACTGCATAAAGAATATGGGATCGATGATATGGTGAGTATAGAGCGTGTTTTCCAAGACAAGGAACGGTTTGAGTTTAATACACCATACAGTTGTATCGATCTCATACTGAAAGATTCGAAGGATGCGCTCTCAGAAATTGACTGGGACAAGCCTACGATACTTTGGTTGGACTACGAGACCTGTCTACAAGAGTCTATGATAGACAACGAATTCCAGGTGTTCTTTTCTGAGGCTCCACCGGGCAGCTTCTTTTTCACCACTTTGAACGCTGTGCCAGATAAGGACAGTGGGTTAGAAGAAGATGAATCCCGCCTTGACCGATTGAAAAAAGAGGTTGGTGCCGATAACATCCCTGATACTATCAGTGACTCTGATTTATTCGGCAACGGAAAAGCGAAGACTTACCAGAAGATCCTATCTAATGTTATCGAATCATATTACCTCAGACCCAGGAATAAAGGTGTGGCGGAAGACGAGCAAATAAAATTCCAACAATTAGTAAATTTCGAATATGAGGATAATGCGAAAATGATGACGTTTGGCGGTGTGGTATATTCCGAGAGCATGGTGGATTCCATAGAAAAAGCGAATTTTGAGGAATTCGAGTTCGTTGAAAAGGGTTCAGACCTCTTCCAGATCGAGAATCCAAACCTGACCCTTGTTGAAGCGAGGTCTCTCGACGAGGCACTTCCTGGTGACCCGATCAGTAACGAAGTACCGATCTCTGATGAAAAAAAGGAAATGTACGAGAAAGTCTATCGCTATTACCCATCGTTTGTAGAAACCGAGCTATGA